Proteins co-encoded in one Capnocytophaga ochracea DSM 7271 genomic window:
- the cls gene encoding cardiolipin synthase translates to MKFLLLYEILYVLLIIAICLRIVWDTRSVSKALAYLLLVIFVPILGAIFYFSFGINYRKHKIYHKKLTIDQSFRQRLEHIYPQIRAHLNSLDTAFITPYEKSLRFLSNIEERLSIIPNEEVKVICNGENLFPELLDALRTAKHHIHIEYYIYENDHIGNAIKNILIEKVRAGVEVRFIYDDFGSQGIRKNIVKELLANGVPAFPFYKINFVKLANRMNYRNHRKIVVVDGYTAFVGGINISDKYNNNEPNALYWRDTHLKVRGYSAHVLQAVFLQDWNFCSEENVAIDAPYFPIVTQPYPTDYFTQIVSSGADSDLSNILFATVQLIYAAKREILITTPYFIPDTSLQEALIIAALSGVEVKLLVPKEGDSVFVHTASESFFEELLKAGVEIYRYEKGFVHAKTFVIDGEVASVGTANLDARSFDLNFEVNALVYNKEVAGDLRRIFYKDLEDASFLRLEAWEKRSKFKQLIERIVRLFSPFL, encoded by the coding sequence ATGAAGTTCCTTCTGCTCTATGAAATCCTCTACGTCCTACTGATAATCGCTATTTGTTTGCGCATCGTGTGGGACACCCGTTCGGTGAGTAAAGCCTTAGCATACTTGCTCTTGGTTATCTTTGTGCCTATATTGGGGGCTATCTTTTACTTCTCATTTGGTATCAACTATCGCAAGCATAAAATATACCACAAAAAGCTCACTATCGACCAATCCTTTCGTCAGCGATTAGAACATATCTATCCGCAGATACGTGCCCATCTAAACTCGCTTGATACTGCCTTCATCACTCCCTATGAAAAGAGTTTACGCTTCCTCTCGAACATAGAAGAACGCCTCTCTATTATCCCTAACGAAGAGGTAAAGGTGATATGCAACGGCGAAAACCTCTTCCCTGAACTACTCGACGCCCTACGCACAGCAAAGCACCATATTCATATAGAGTATTACATCTACGAGAATGACCACATAGGCAATGCCATTAAAAATATTCTTATTGAGAAAGTGCGGGCAGGGGTAGAAGTGCGCTTTATTTATGATGATTTCGGAAGTCAGGGCATTCGCAAGAATATAGTAAAAGAACTCTTAGCCAATGGTGTGCCTGCTTTCCCTTTTTACAAAATCAACTTTGTAAAACTCGCTAACCGTATGAACTACCGCAACCACCGCAAGATAGTGGTGGTGGACGGCTATACCGCTTTCGTAGGAGGCATCAATATCAGTGATAAGTACAACAACAATGAGCCTAATGCCCTCTATTGGCGGGATACTCACCTAAAAGTACGAGGTTACTCAGCTCACGTATTGCAAGCAGTATTCTTACAAGATTGGAATTTTTGCAGTGAGGAAAACGTAGCTATCGATGCACCTTACTTTCCCATAGTCACACAGCCCTACCCTACCGATTATTTTACACAAATCGTCTCTAGCGGTGCAGATTCTGACTTATCTAACATTCTCTTCGCTACCGTACAACTCATCTACGCTGCCAAGCGTGAAATCCTGATTACCACTCCTTATTTTATTCCCGACACTTCGCTACAAGAAGCCCTCATCATTGCGGCACTTAGCGGGGTAGAGGTGAAATTACTTGTACCAAAAGAAGGCGATTCGGTGTTTGTGCATACGGCTAGCGAGTCGTTTTTTGAAGAACTGCTAAAGGCAGGGGTAGAAATCTACCGATACGAAAAGGGCTTTGTACACGCCAAGACTTTTGTGATAGACGGCGAAGTAGCCTCAGTAGGGACAGCTAACCTTGATGCGCGCAGTTTCGACCTTAACTTTGAAGTGAATGCCTTAGTGTACAACAAAGAAGTTGCAGGTGATTTGCGCAGGATTTTCTATAAGGATTTAGAAGACGCAAGTTTTTTAAGGTTAGAAGCGTGGGAAAAGCGAAGTAAGTTCAAACAGCTTATAGAACGTATCGTGCGGTTGTTTTCACCCTTCTTGTAA
- a CDS encoding Ig-like domain-containing protein has translation MKHRFPILLTIFIALLLWQCARRGSPTGGPKDTTAPVLLQSVPRSGAMKFYGKKIRLQFDEFVVTKDVRKQLIISPPMKTFPTISPTSASKWLEINIIDTLKPNTTYVLNFGNSIQDYNEGNPLSDFKYVFSTGDALDSLWYEGDIADAIAPKPDNFVTVMLYPYNEQYNDSLVYKTQPTYVTNTLDSLDSFVLEYLKEGKYKLIALKEKSANYLFNPKDDKIAFMEEPITVADLKGNPQGFYPKLRLFKEVPPYKAHRPTQVAGNHIQFGFEGKTDSVSIKPISPVSKDFKYIVSKDPKKDTLNLWYSPKQKDSLVFTVAKQKKIDTFKVRIKEMKNDSLQIENLFSGDLPMYKDFGFRSNIPIVKTDSTKLKVFAGKDSTAIAVPFKTQLAPNRLEYYVLFDKKNDETYRIEALPNALTDFFGHTNDTLKVNLHTKKLEEVAIFKLHLNTDEKTLQYPVILQLTNEKATEVVRELYVEKPQEQYLFENVNPSKFRLRLIEDKNANREWDTGSFLEQRQPERVWYFPQLIELRANWEVEETWSINE, from the coding sequence ATGAAACATAGATTCCCCATACTGCTCACTATATTCATCGCCTTACTGCTGTGGCAGTGCGCCCGTCGTGGTTCGCCCACAGGAGGTCCCAAAGATACTACTGCACCTGTCCTTTTGCAGTCGGTGCCAAGGTCGGGAGCAATGAAGTTCTACGGCAAGAAAATACGTTTGCAGTTCGATGAGTTTGTGGTTACCAAAGACGTGCGCAAACAGCTTATCATCTCCCCCCCGATGAAAACCTTCCCTACTATTTCGCCTACTTCAGCTTCGAAATGGTTGGAAATAAACATTATCGATACCCTAAAACCCAATACTACCTACGTGCTGAACTTCGGCAATAGCATTCAGGATTACAACGAAGGCAATCCTTTGTCCGATTTTAAATACGTGTTTTCCACTGGCGATGCGCTCGACTCGCTTTGGTATGAAGGTGATATTGCCGATGCCATTGCCCCTAAACCCGATAACTTTGTAACGGTGATGCTCTACCCTTATAATGAGCAGTATAACGATTCGCTCGTGTACAAAACGCAACCTACTTACGTTACTAATACGCTCGATAGTCTCGATAGCTTTGTGCTCGAATACCTCAAAGAAGGCAAATACAAGCTCATTGCGCTGAAAGAGAAGAGTGCCAACTATCTGTTCAATCCCAAAGACGACAAAATTGCCTTTATGGAAGAACCTATCACCGTCGCCGATTTGAAGGGGAATCCACAGGGTTTCTACCCCAAATTGCGCTTGTTCAAAGAAGTGCCCCCTTATAAAGCACACCGCCCTACACAAGTGGCGGGTAACCATATACAGTTTGGCTTCGAAGGTAAAACCGATAGTGTGAGCATCAAGCCGATATCACCGGTGAGTAAAGATTTTAAGTATATCGTCTCCAAAGACCCCAAGAAAGATACGCTCAACCTGTGGTATAGCCCTAAACAGAAGGATTCTTTGGTATTTACAGTAGCAAAACAGAAAAAAATTGATACGTTTAAAGTCCGTATAAAGGAAATGAAGAACGACAGTTTGCAGATAGAGAACCTTTTTTCGGGTGATTTGCCGATGTACAAAGACTTTGGTTTTAGGAGTAATATCCCCATAGTAAAGACCGATAGCACTAAGCTAAAAGTGTTTGCAGGCAAAGATTCTACGGCGATAGCTGTTCCGTTTAAAACGCAATTAGCCCCTAATCGCTTAGAATACTATGTGCTATTCGATAAAAAGAATGACGAGACCTACCGCATAGAAGCACTCCCTAATGCGCTCACCGACTTTTTTGGACATACGAACGATACCCTAAAAGTAAACCTACATACCAAAAAACTCGAAGAAGTAGCCATCTTTAAGTTGCACCTCAACACCGATGAGAAGACCTTGCAATACCCTGTTATTTTGCAACTCACCAATGAAAAAGCTACCGAGGTAGTGAGAGAGCTTTATGTTGAAAAACCACAAGAGCAATACCTGTTCGAGAACGTAAACCCCAGTAAGTTCCGCTTACGCCTGATAGAGGACAAGAATGCTAATCGAGAGTGGGACACAGGTAGTTTCCTTGAACAACGCCAGCCCGAGCGAGTCTGGTATTTCCCACAACTCATAGAACTTCGCGCCAACTGGGAAGTAGAAGAAACTTGGAGTATTAACGAATGA
- a CDS encoding carboxypeptidase-like regulatory domain-containing protein encodes MKTLFLILLFTTTTLHAQVAELTLFDATTHKAISNVEVYYTNTLNGTITNEEGKAKITIENDTLTLSHIGYETKKIFTDKTFAKATIYLNPQEIQLEEVVLYNFDLKKKVKYVLDNYFKLYDTKAKILECTYREKMIRNDTLTRLYQVQLDWWSKSYRYTSFKQPLEKLLQIRLKNIDYSKMLSQEEVAARSAYVERKPMFIYIFVNTYLSFIDQFGENIDIKKVEKNKEVTKVTFNADIVINKKLNLKLENSVLVFDNTTNAVRKVIFNDIHQGISDKISEKTKVPYKSITDNYRLELTLTDYKGKLLFSSYYVRLIGAIEYKGKRDKLFLEHSFLRTGVQNKHIKKEDRIDIQKSFHEYITPHKQGEAKFLLTKEEQDFINQ; translated from the coding sequence ATGAAAACACTATTCTTGATCCTATTGTTCACAACTACTACCTTACACGCCCAAGTAGCTGAGCTTACCCTATTCGACGCTACTACTCATAAAGCTATTTCCAATGTCGAAGTGTATTATACCAACACGCTTAACGGCACTATTACTAACGAAGAAGGCAAGGCAAAAATTACCATAGAGAATGACACCCTTACCCTAAGCCATATAGGCTATGAAACTAAAAAGATTTTTACAGATAAAACCTTTGCCAAAGCAACCATTTATCTCAATCCTCAGGAAATACAACTTGAGGAAGTTGTGTTATACAATTTTGATTTAAAAAAGAAAGTAAAGTATGTTTTAGATAATTACTTCAAATTGTATGACACTAAGGCTAAAATATTAGAGTGTACCTATCGAGAAAAGATGATAAGAAATGATACCCTTACACGCCTCTATCAAGTGCAGTTAGATTGGTGGAGCAAAAGTTATCGTTATACTTCTTTCAAGCAACCTTTAGAAAAACTATTACAAATCCGACTTAAGAATATTGACTACTCTAAAATGTTAAGCCAAGAAGAAGTCGCGGCTCGTTCTGCTTATGTAGAAAGAAAACCAATGTTTATATATATTTTTGTGAACACCTATTTGTCATTTATAGATCAATTTGGTGAAAATATTGATATCAAAAAAGTAGAGAAAAATAAAGAGGTTACTAAAGTAACTTTTAACGCTGATATCGTTATCAATAAAAAGCTAAATCTAAAACTTGAAAACTCGGTATTGGTGTTTGACAATACTACCAATGCTGTGAGAAAAGTTATTTTTAACGACATACATCAAGGTATAAGTGATAAAATTTCTGAGAAAACTAAAGTTCCTTATAAGTCTATTACAGATAATTATCGTTTGGAACTCACTTTAACTGACTATAAAGGCAAACTACTATTTAGTTCTTATTATGTAAGACTCATAGGAGCTATTGAATACAAAGGAAAAAGAGATAAACTCTTTTTGGAACATAGTTTTTTGCGTACAGGAGTACAGAACAAACATATTAAAAAAGAGGATAGAATAGATATTCAAAAGTCTTTCCACGAATACATTACCCCTCATAAACAAGGTGAAGCCAAGTTTTTACTCACCAAAGAAGAACAAGATTTTATAAACCAATAG
- the ribD gene encoding bifunctional diaminohydroxyphosphoribosylaminopyrimidine deaminase/5-amino-6-(5-phosphoribosylamino)uracil reductase RibD: MTTSELTIDEWYMRRCIQLAYNGLGSTYPNPMVGSVIVYEGRIIGEGWHQKAGEAHAEVRAITSVKDKSLLPKSTIYVSLEPCCHFGKTPPCADLIIAHKIGRVVIGTTDPFAKVHGKGIEKLRNAGCEVIVGVCEAECRELNKRFFTFHEKHRPYIILKWAETRDGFIAPLHKEEVAPHWISDVYARQTAHQMRTEEQGIVVGVGTVLADNPSLDSRSWYGRNPVRIIIDPKLRSPKEFAVWNDRTTTLFFTEETSVPEMIHTDFFTIDFKHKPLEQICAKLYEMNLQSMIVEGGAYTLQQFIDEGLWDEAVVFTGDICFGEGVKAPILK, from the coding sequence ATGACAACCTCAGAATTAACTATTGATGAGTGGTATATGCGTAGGTGCATTCAGTTGGCTTATAATGGCTTAGGAAGTACCTATCCGAACCCTATGGTAGGTAGTGTTATCGTATACGAAGGGCGTATCATAGGGGAGGGGTGGCACCAGAAAGCGGGTGAGGCACACGCTGAGGTACGGGCGATTACCTCGGTGAAGGATAAGAGTCTGCTACCGAAAAGTACAATTTACGTGAGTTTAGAGCCCTGTTGCCATTTTGGGAAAACGCCTCCGTGTGCTGACCTTATCATTGCTCACAAGATAGGGCGGGTAGTGATTGGTACTACCGACCCTTTTGCGAAAGTGCACGGCAAAGGGATTGAAAAACTGCGCAATGCAGGGTGTGAGGTGATAGTGGGGGTGTGTGAGGCTGAATGTAGGGAACTGAACAAGCGGTTTTTTACTTTTCACGAAAAACATCGCCCTTATATTATCCTAAAATGGGCTGAAACGCGCGATGGGTTTATAGCTCCCCTGCATAAAGAAGAGGTTGCTCCGCACTGGATTAGCGACGTTTATGCACGCCAGACAGCACACCAAATGCGCACTGAGGAACAGGGTATTGTGGTGGGAGTAGGAACGGTATTGGCGGATAATCCTTCGTTGGACAGCCGTAGCTGGTATGGGCGCAACCCTGTGAGGATAATAATTGACCCGAAGTTACGTAGTCCGAAGGAATTTGCGGTATGGAACGACCGTACAACTACTTTGTTTTTTACTGAAGAGACGTCTGTTCCGGAGATGATACACACTGATTTTTTCACGATAGATTTTAAGCATAAACCTTTGGAACAAATTTGTGCTAAACTGTATGAAATGAATTTACAAAGTATGATTGTGGAAGGAGGGGCTTATACATTACAACAGTTTATCGACGAAGGTTTATGGGACGAAGCGGTTGTATTTACGGGGGATATTTGCTTTGGAGAAGGGGTGAAAGCGCCTATTCTTAAGTAA
- a CDS encoding 5-(carboxyamino)imidazole ribonucleotide synthase, producing the protein MPHYFSSDFTLGILGGGQLGKMLLTETRKFDITTKVLDPSPDAPCRIACNTFVQGNLTDFNTVYNFGKDVEVLTIEIENVNVEALEKLQTEGVKVYPSPQTIKNIQNKASQKQFYATHGIPTAPFQVFQNTESLKKAINEQQLTLPFVWKSARFGYDGNGVKIVRQLTDLNFLPNDQCIAESLVPFKKELAVIVARNAKGQVRTYPVVEMEFHPEANQVEYVLCPARIEEAVAQKARTIAIQVAQAFEVVGLLAVELFQTENDEILVNEVAPRPHNSGHYSIEAAYTNQFEQHLRAILNLPLGSTESKVAGVMVNLVGAEGYQGKVVYENIEQIMAMEGVTPHIYGKKETRPFRKMGHVTIVNPNINKARQIAEQVKNTIRVIA; encoded by the coding sequence ATGCCCCATTATTTCTCTTCCGATTTTACACTCGGAATCCTTGGCGGAGGTCAGTTAGGCAAGATGCTCCTTACCGAAACCCGCAAGTTCGATATCACCACCAAGGTGCTCGACCCCTCCCCCGATGCTCCTTGTCGCATTGCCTGCAATACCTTTGTGCAAGGCAACCTTACCGACTTTAATACCGTGTATAACTTTGGTAAAGACGTAGAGGTACTCACCATTGAAATCGAAAACGTAAACGTAGAAGCCTTAGAGAAACTACAAACCGAAGGGGTAAAAGTATATCCGAGCCCTCAAACTATCAAGAATATCCAAAATAAAGCCTCTCAAAAACAGTTTTATGCCACTCACGGTATCCCTACCGCTCCTTTTCAAGTCTTCCAAAATACCGAAAGTCTGAAAAAGGCAATCAATGAACAACAGCTCACTTTACCTTTCGTGTGGAAGTCAGCACGCTTCGGGTACGACGGTAATGGCGTGAAAATCGTCCGCCAGCTCACCGACCTGAATTTTTTACCTAACGACCAGTGCATTGCCGAAAGCTTAGTGCCTTTCAAAAAGGAATTGGCAGTAATCGTAGCCCGTAATGCAAAGGGTCAGGTGCGTACCTACCCTGTGGTAGAAATGGAGTTCCACCCCGAAGCCAATCAGGTGGAGTATGTGCTCTGTCCTGCGCGTATTGAAGAGGCTGTCGCTCAAAAAGCTCGTACTATTGCAATACAAGTAGCCCAAGCTTTTGAAGTAGTAGGACTCTTAGCCGTCGAGCTCTTTCAAACAGAAAACGATGAGATTTTGGTAAACGAAGTCGCTCCTCGCCCACATAACTCAGGGCATTACAGTATCGAGGCAGCTTATACCAATCAGTTTGAGCAACACCTGCGCGCTATCTTAAACCTGCCCTTAGGAAGTACCGAAAGTAAGGTCGCAGGTGTAATGGTGAATCTTGTAGGAGCAGAAGGCTATCAAGGAAAGGTAGTGTATGAAAACATCGAACAGATAATGGCAATGGAAGGCGTAACCCCCCATATCTACGGCAAAAAAGAAACACGCCCTTTTAGGAAAATGGGACACGTAACTATTGTAAACCCCAATATCAACAAAGCACGCCAAATAGCCGAACAAGTAAAGAACACCATACGCGTAATCGCCTAA
- the trmB gene encoding tRNA (guanosine(46)-N7)-methyltransferase TrmB — protein MGSKNKLKRFEENKTFANVIQPSRKELLNGAFAYKGRWNELFFKNNHPIVLELGCGKGEYSVGLAKRYPQKNFIGIDIKGARFWRGAKTATDGNITNVAFLRTQIELIECCFAPEEVSEIWITFPDPQIKYKRTKHRLTNADFLTRYQHILAPEGYIHLKTDSEFMHGYTLGLLHGAGHKVLYANHNIYNSDGVPEEVTEIKTFYEQFYLEQNKPITYIRFQIKKDNN, from the coding sequence ATGGGAAGCAAAAACAAACTCAAACGCTTTGAAGAAAATAAAACCTTTGCCAATGTAATCCAACCTTCACGCAAAGAGCTCCTTAACGGTGCTTTTGCCTATAAAGGTCGGTGGAACGAACTCTTTTTTAAGAACAATCACCCTATCGTCTTAGAATTGGGTTGTGGTAAAGGTGAATACTCAGTGGGCTTAGCCAAACGCTACCCTCAGAAGAATTTTATAGGTATCGATATCAAAGGAGCACGCTTTTGGCGAGGGGCTAAAACTGCTACTGACGGAAATATTACCAATGTAGCCTTCTTGCGCACCCAAATAGAACTCATCGAATGTTGTTTTGCCCCTGAGGAAGTAAGCGAAATATGGATTACCTTCCCCGACCCTCAAATCAAATACAAGCGCACCAAGCACCGCCTTACAAACGCCGATTTTCTAACGCGGTATCAGCATATCCTTGCACCTGAGGGTTATATCCACCTAAAAACCGATAGTGAGTTTATGCACGGCTATACGCTGGGATTGTTACACGGAGCAGGGCATAAAGTACTCTATGCCAATCACAACATCTATAACAGCGACGGTGTACCCGAAGAAGTAACCGAAATTAAAACCTTTTATGAGCAGTTCTATTTGGAGCAGAACAAACCTATTACCTACATTCGCTTTCAGATAAAAAAAGATAATAATTAA
- a CDS encoding glycoside hydrolase family 6 protein: MKKNIILTYVYLIIVISFAIISCNKNSNTEEILQKENPKKENPKKEEPKKGDSSLLAYSKPFYLFTETKAYEMTKQEKDPYLKKLYYQIAATPTAEWFEGVEAFDDTTLKRLIEGAKAQQKTPIITLYGIPYRDCGSYSTGGHKTATSYKAWIDRTSAIIGKTPIIVIVEPDAHNFCLKKGWKYNDAKYKERAELLTYVGKTFADNNPNALLYLHIGGTELKQEEAAQAVIDGGIRYMRGFVTNVADHRGTPRAEKWSEEFVQTLQKKNLGTKYYVIDTSRNGIDSPKQTNKAYYYSCNNFNAALGVRPTTKTSAPHADAYLWIKHPGLSDGTCANGDPKAGSWYPAVAKSLVQKAIEKGIIEEWKVPNNF; this comes from the coding sequence ATGAAAAAGAATATTATTTTAACGTATGTTTATCTCATCATTGTGATATCTTTCGCAATCATCTCTTGTAACAAAAACAGTAACACTGAAGAGATTCTACAAAAAGAAAATCCTAAAAAAGAGAACCCTAAAAAGGAAGAACCTAAAAAAGGAGACAGTTCTTTATTAGCTTATTCCAAGCCTTTCTATCTCTTTACTGAAACTAAGGCTTATGAAATGACTAAGCAAGAAAAAGACCCTTACTTAAAGAAACTCTATTACCAAATAGCCGCTACTCCCACAGCTGAATGGTTCGAAGGCGTAGAAGCCTTCGACGATACTACCTTAAAACGCCTCATCGAAGGCGCAAAGGCACAACAAAAAACACCTATCATCACACTCTACGGCATTCCTTATAGAGATTGTGGTTCGTATTCAACTGGAGGTCATAAAACGGCTACTTCTTATAAGGCGTGGATAGATCGCACCAGTGCTATTATTGGCAAAACCCCTATAATAGTGATTGTAGAACCCGATGCCCATAACTTTTGTTTAAAGAAAGGCTGGAAATACAACGATGCAAAATACAAAGAACGCGCTGAACTCCTCACTTATGTAGGAAAGACTTTTGCTGATAACAACCCGAATGCGTTGTTGTATTTGCATATTGGCGGAACAGAACTCAAACAAGAAGAAGCTGCCCAAGCGGTAATAGATGGCGGTATCCGGTATATGCGTGGCTTTGTTACCAACGTCGCCGACCACAGAGGGACTCCTCGGGCTGAAAAGTGGAGCGAAGAGTTCGTACAAACGCTCCAAAAGAAAAACTTAGGCACAAAATACTACGTGATAGACACCTCCCGCAATGGTATCGATAGCCCTAAACAAACCAATAAAGCTTATTATTACAGTTGTAACAATTTCAATGCCGCTTTAGGAGTACGCCCTACCACCAAAACCTCTGCTCCTCACGCCGACGCTTATTTGTGGATTAAACATCCTGGCTTATCCGATGGTACTTGTGCCAATGGCGATCCTAAGGCAGGCTCTTGGTATCCCGCAGTAGCAAAATCATTAGTGCAAAAAGCTATTGAAAAAGGAATTATAGAAGAGTGGAAAGTCCCTAACAACTTTTAA
- a CDS encoding alpha/beta fold hydrolase, producing the protein MLHSQIIGEGTPFIILHGFLGMSDNWRTLGLKYAEAGFQVHLVDQRNHGRSFHSPDFSYPLMAQDLLAYADAHGLKVFHLMGHSMGGKTAMLFATEHPDRVLSLIVADMSPKYFPEHHGACLQGLASLNFDVIHSRTEADKALSAYVSDIGVRQFLLKNLYWETKDRLGLRLNLPALIENESEIGAELPDSNVFEGKTLFLKGEYSEYVMPEDEALIRTHFPHAIIDTVSKAGHWLHAQNPTEFYNKTIHFLCDTL; encoded by the coding sequence ATGTTACATTCTCAAATTATAGGCGAAGGCACTCCCTTCATTATCCTGCACGGCTTTTTGGGTATGTCAGATAACTGGCGTACTTTGGGGCTCAAATATGCCGAAGCGGGCTTTCAAGTGCATTTAGTAGACCAACGCAATCACGGTCGTAGTTTTCACAGCCCCGATTTCAGCTATCCTCTAATGGCACAAGATTTGCTTGCATATGCTGATGCTCACGGATTGAAAGTCTTTCACCTGATGGGGCATTCTATGGGAGGCAAAACAGCAATGCTTTTCGCTACTGAACACCCCGATAGAGTGCTTTCTCTCATTGTTGCTGATATGTCGCCTAAATACTTTCCTGAGCATCACGGAGCTTGTTTACAAGGTTTAGCGTCCTTAAATTTCGATGTGATACATTCACGTACCGAAGCCGATAAAGCTCTTTCGGCTTATGTAAGCGATATAGGAGTGCGACAGTTCTTACTGAAAAACCTTTATTGGGAAACCAAAGACCGATTGGGCTTGCGCCTGAATCTCCCTGCTTTAATTGAGAATGAAAGCGAGATAGGAGCTGAACTCCCCGATAGTAACGTGTTCGAAGGTAAAACGCTCTTCCTAAAAGGAGAGTATTCTGAGTATGTGATGCCCGAAGACGAAGCCCTTATTCGCACTCACTTCCCGCACGCTATTATCGATACGGTGAGCAAGGCAGGACACTGGTTACACGCTCAAAACCCTACTGAATTTTACAATAAAACCATACATTTTCTATGCGATACTTTATAA
- a CDS encoding phage holin family protein, which produces MRYFISLFISATLVFVLGYLNVGAHIENFFTALVVAFVLSLLNGIVRPILEFIAFPITFMTFGLFLFIINTVIVLLASKLVGGFVVHGFWGGLMFSTCLSLAQALALAPLGKVRN; this is translated from the coding sequence ATGCGATACTTTATAAGCTTATTCATCTCCGCAACCCTTGTTTTTGTATTGGGCTACCTAAATGTGGGTGCTCATATCGAGAACTTCTTTACAGCCCTCGTGGTAGCCTTTGTGCTCTCACTTCTCAATGGTATTGTACGCCCTATATTAGAGTTCATTGCCTTCCCTATTACCTTTATGACTTTTGGGCTCTTTTTATTTATCATCAACACTGTAATTGTGCTCCTGGCAAGCAAATTAGTAGGTGGCTTTGTAGTACACGGCTTCTGGGGCGGACTGATGTTCAGCACTTGCCTTTCGTTAGCTCAGGCATTAGCTCTTGCTCCTCTTGGGAAAGTAAGAAACTAA